One genomic window of Myxococcales bacterium includes the following:
- a CDS encoding PEGA domain-containing protein yields MGSRLPLTLAVSAAMSLAACAPARETATVSLRLRGEPRGASVTVDDIAVGSLEVVAARGVALPRGVHYVTVVAPGYLPFDRRVVAEDAPVLLDVKLVPIPD; encoded by the coding sequence ATGGGCTCGCGGCTCCCGCTCACGCTCGCCGTCTCCGCTGCCATGTCACTCGCTGCCTGCGCGCCTGCGCGTGAGACGGCCACGGTGAGCCTCCGCCTCCGAGGCGAGCCCCGCGGGGCGTCGGTGACGGTCGACGACATCGCCGTCGGCTCGCTCGAGGTCGTCGCCGCGCGGGGAGTCGCGCTCCCCCGGGGCGTGCACTACGTGACCGTGGTCGCCCCCGGGTACCTCCCGTTCGACCGCCGAGTCGTCGCGGAGGACGCGCCAGTGCTCCTCGACGTGAAGCTCGTGCCTATCCCCGACTGA
- the guaA gene encoding glutamine-hydrolyzing GMP synthase, whose translation MSSGGVLVLDFGSQYTQLIARRVRELGAPCAIEPYTLSIESLRAHAPEAIILSGGPSSVYEAEAPAAASALFDLGVPVLGVCYGLQWMAHTLGGRVEASGGREYGGATLTVREPAGPLARFTAGEAVRVWMSHGDHIVALPEGFQEFGSSDGTPYCVVGDAARRLYGVQFHPEVAHTPRGADMLSAFLFDVADVKRTWTTRSFTDAAIAAVREQVGDARAICGLSGGVDSSIAAILCERAIGERLTCIFVDNGLLRHDERQTVVRTFAELAPHLRVIAVDATERFLSALHGVTDPETKRKTIGRVFIEVFEEEARKVEGAAFLVQGTLYPDVIESVSSKGPSAVIKSHHNVGGLPKDLHMKLVEPLRDLFKDEVRAAGRELGVAAELVDRQPFPGPGLAIRVLGDLSRERLATLRAADRIVTEEVRRAGLERELWQSFCVLLPVRSVGVQGDFRSYEETCAIRAVTSTDGMTAEWAELPYSLLRVLSSRIINEVPGINRVVYDISSKPPATIEWE comes from the coding sequence ATGAGCTCCGGCGGCGTCCTCGTCCTCGACTTCGGGTCCCAATACACTCAGCTCATCGCGCGGAGGGTTAGGGAGCTCGGTGCGCCGTGCGCCATCGAGCCCTACACGCTGTCGATCGAGTCGCTGCGCGCGCACGCGCCCGAGGCGATCATCCTCTCGGGTGGCCCGAGCAGCGTCTACGAGGCGGAGGCCCCCGCCGCGGCCAGCGCTCTCTTCGATCTCGGCGTGCCGGTCCTCGGTGTCTGCTACGGGCTCCAGTGGATGGCGCACACGCTCGGCGGCCGGGTCGAGGCCTCGGGCGGTCGCGAGTACGGCGGCGCGACGCTCACGGTGCGCGAGCCCGCAGGCCCGCTGGCTCGCTTCACCGCCGGCGAGGCGGTCCGCGTGTGGATGTCACACGGCGATCACATCGTCGCCCTTCCCGAGGGATTTCAGGAATTTGGCTCTTCCGACGGGACACCCTATTGCGTCGTGGGCGACGCCGCGCGGCGCCTCTACGGCGTGCAGTTTCACCCGGAGGTCGCGCACACCCCGCGTGGGGCCGACATGCTGTCCGCGTTCCTCTTCGACGTCGCAGACGTGAAGCGCACGTGGACGACCCGCTCGTTCACCGACGCGGCGATCGCCGCGGTGCGAGAGCAGGTCGGCGACGCGCGGGCCATCTGCGGCCTCTCGGGCGGAGTGGACTCTTCGATCGCGGCCATCCTCTGCGAGCGCGCCATCGGTGAGCGCCTCACCTGCATCTTCGTCGACAACGGCCTGCTCCGTCACGACGAGCGCCAGACAGTCGTGCGCACCTTCGCCGAGCTCGCGCCCCACCTGCGCGTGATCGCGGTCGACGCGACCGAGCGCTTCCTCTCGGCCCTCCACGGCGTCACCGATCCCGAGACGAAGCGAAAGACCATCGGGCGCGTGTTCATCGAAGTGTTCGAGGAGGAGGCGCGCAAGGTGGAGGGCGCCGCCTTCCTCGTTCAAGGCACCCTCTACCCCGACGTCATCGAGAGCGTTTCCAGCAAGGGGCCGAGCGCCGTCATCAAGAGCCACCACAACGTCGGCGGCCTGCCGAAGGACTTGCACATGAAGCTCGTCGAGCCGCTGCGGGATCTGTTCAAGGACGAGGTGCGGGCCGCCGGGCGTGAGCTCGGGGTCGCCGCCGAGCTGGTCGATCGCCAGCCATTTCCGGGGCCCGGGCTCGCGATCCGCGTCCTCGGCGACCTCTCGCGGGAGCGGCTCGCCACGCTGCGCGCGGCCGACCGCATCGTGACCGAGGAGGTGCGCCGGGCGGGCCTCGAGCGCGAGCTGTGGCAGTCGTTCTGCGTGCTGCTCCCCGTGCGCTCGGTGGGCGTACAGGGCGACTTCCGAAGCTACGAGGAGACGTGCGCGATCCGCGCCGTGACGTCGACCGACGGCATGACCGCCGAGTGGGCGGAGCTGCCCTACTCGCTGCTGCGCGTGCTCTCGTCGCGCATCATCAACGAGGTGCCCGGCATCAACCGCGTGGTCTACGACATCTCGTCGAAGCCCCCCGCGACCATCGAGTGGGAGTGA
- the dut gene encoding dUTP diphosphatase: MIVRVARIGAVVTPLPAYQTDQAAGLDLHAALDAPVVLAPGERRAIPTGLAFAIPPGFEAQVRPRSGLARDWGVTVLNAPGTIDADYRGEVSVVLVNHGQRAFEIAPLARIAQLVVCPVVRAELTLVDGLDETARGVGGYGSTGR; this comes from the coding sequence ATGATCGTCCGAGTCGCCCGGATCGGCGCCGTCGTCACGCCACTGCCCGCGTACCAGACCGATCAGGCCGCTGGGCTCGATCTCCACGCGGCGCTGGACGCCCCCGTGGTCCTCGCCCCGGGGGAACGCCGCGCGATCCCGACGGGCCTGGCCTTCGCGATCCCGCCGGGGTTCGAGGCGCAAGTGCGCCCCCGCTCGGGCCTCGCTCGCGACTGGGGCGTCACCGTCCTCAACGCGCCGGGCACGATCGACGCCGACTACCGCGGAGAGGTGTCGGTGGTCCTCGTGAACCACGGCCAGCGCGCGTTCGAGATCGCCCCCCTCGCACGCATCGCGCAGCTCGTGGTCTGCCCCGTCGTCCGCGCCGAGCTCACGCTGGTCGACGGGCTCGACGAGACGGCCCGCGGCGTGGGCGGCTACGGTTCCACTGGGCGGTGA
- a CDS encoding serine/threonine protein kinase, with the protein MTEPANAAADDSEGAAREPATAGGAGAEAAQPGAAEPTGSAVAMAGDAAGAPAPAPKGQGPDPEGETTPLVDEAIEPSPLSARLASRPPEAPISRAPASQRVEDANKRIGSTLKGWRLAQVLSVDGATASFEAIKGAGDAGERAIVRVMLGEVAKSERARSHFLRSAYASGRFTHPRVVPVTADGVDDEGAPFTVRPWVHGEPLPTYARLNNVDEQRVLRIAEQLLDILEIAHAHGIVHGDLRPESVLITTRGSARLINFATPPGLSARADSESPLGALRMGPFTAPERCVSEGGAASEQADVWSVGAVMFFALTGEPPRGDGTTLEALARPARPLAEVLKGASPTLAAVIDHALQADPSLRYDSAYAMLGDVRRVAAGRPPKLAKAAGAVPSGVLSEGPPSTVRPLPFRAASKPNVGGAQAKRQGASQWRGNLTLAVLIAALLASATYVMFREKSEERRRPTTPSAE; encoded by the coding sequence ATGACCGAGCCAGCAAACGCCGCCGCAGACGACAGCGAGGGGGCCGCGCGTGAGCCGGCCACGGCCGGCGGAGCAGGCGCGGAGGCCGCCCAGCCTGGCGCCGCGGAGCCCACGGGGAGCGCGGTGGCGATGGCCGGCGACGCGGCCGGCGCGCCCGCGCCCGCGCCCAAAGGCCAAGGGCCGGACCCGGAGGGCGAGACCACGCCGCTCGTCGACGAGGCCATCGAGCCGAGCCCACTCAGCGCCCGGCTCGCGTCGCGCCCGCCGGAAGCGCCGATCAGCCGTGCGCCCGCCTCGCAGCGCGTCGAGGACGCGAACAAGCGGATCGGGTCGACCCTGAAGGGCTGGCGCCTCGCGCAGGTGCTGAGCGTCGACGGCGCGACGGCGTCGTTCGAGGCCATCAAGGGCGCGGGCGACGCGGGGGAGCGCGCGATCGTCCGAGTGATGTTGGGCGAGGTCGCCAAGAGCGAGCGTGCCCGCAGCCATTTTCTGCGCTCGGCGTACGCCTCGGGCAGGTTCACCCATCCGCGGGTGGTCCCCGTCACGGCCGACGGCGTCGACGACGAAGGCGCTCCCTTCACCGTCCGTCCGTGGGTGCACGGCGAGCCGCTACCCACCTACGCGCGCCTCAACAATGTGGACGAGCAGCGCGTGCTGCGCATCGCCGAGCAGCTGCTCGACATCCTCGAGATCGCCCACGCCCACGGCATCGTCCATGGCGACTTGCGGCCCGAGAGCGTGCTCATCACGACGCGCGGCTCGGCCCGCCTCATCAACTTCGCCACGCCGCCTGGCCTCAGCGCGCGCGCCGACTCCGAGAGCCCCCTTGGCGCGCTGCGGATGGGGCCGTTCACGGCCCCGGAGCGCTGCGTCTCGGAGGGGGGCGCGGCGAGCGAGCAGGCCGACGTGTGGTCCGTCGGCGCGGTGATGTTCTTCGCGCTCACGGGCGAGCCGCCTCGCGGCGACGGCACCACGCTCGAGGCCCTCGCGCGGCCGGCGCGCCCCCTCGCCGAGGTGCTGAAGGGCGCGTCGCCCACGCTCGCGGCCGTCATCGACCACGCGCTTCAAGCCGATCCCTCTCTGCGCTATGACAGCGCCTACGCGATGCTCGGCGATGTGCGTCGGGTCGCCGCGGGCCGTCCGCCGAAGCTCGCGAAGGCTGCGGGGGCTGTCCCTTCCGGGGTGCTCTCGGAGGGGCCGCCGTCGACGGTGCGACCGCTCCCGTTCCGCGCGGCCTCGAAGCCCAACGTGGGCGGCGCGCAGGCGAAGAGACAGGGCGCCTCGCAGTGGCGCGGTAACCTGACGCTCGCCGTGCTCATCGCCGCGCTGCTGGCCTCGGCGACCTACGTCATGTTCCGCGAGAAGTCCGAAGAGCGACGCCGCCCGACCACGCCGTCGGCCGAGTAG
- a CDS encoding trypsin-like peptidase domain-containing protein: MKPRLASPRRGQVQAFAGGLVLFASALASPARGSDLASAPTGPAGDEGGVLIEPPAPPALRRDTGPPCTPDFAARLYRQSRAKIVVVERPEGGLGAGFIFGSRRHVLTALHVVETSRYARVVLADGTAQAGEVVAADPAHDVALLELEREQAEEPLLPRQHVEPGWPVVALGHPYGTLAEDDYRGVLKFSVSQGIVSAVNGDHLQTDTLIAPGNSGGPMLTCDGRVVAVSSQVLANRIGFGVPILYGVYLKGRARGPGFRGLPHIDDGAVGLFTQQEKTANYYGLFAGSSVVFGHLALTTHLGLGFATRPDTVSPLASFTRVRGVFELGVGYRVSLFRYTKLPMSLTFAAGPTFYVDRGWSTEPSLTYESPECAGQAAGPCRPALVARESTYKGGGVLLGPQVRMHLPQLILPVELSYGFQADLRSLSLSSHRVMVGLPF, encoded by the coding sequence ATGAAGCCGCGGCTCGCCTCGCCGCGACGGGGGCAGGTTCAGGCGTTCGCCGGCGGGTTGGTGCTCTTCGCCAGCGCCCTCGCCTCCCCCGCGCGCGGCTCCGACCTCGCGAGCGCCCCGACAGGCCCAGCCGGCGACGAAGGTGGTGTGCTCATTGAACCACCCGCGCCGCCTGCGCTCCGGCGTGACACGGGGCCACCTTGTACGCCCGACTTCGCGGCGCGGCTCTACCGCCAATCCCGCGCGAAGATCGTCGTCGTCGAGCGCCCGGAGGGCGGCTTAGGCGCGGGGTTCATCTTCGGGAGCCGGCGCCACGTGCTCACCGCGCTCCACGTCGTGGAGACCAGCCGCTACGCCCGCGTCGTCCTCGCAGACGGCACCGCGCAGGCGGGTGAGGTCGTCGCCGCGGATCCCGCGCACGACGTGGCGCTCCTCGAGCTCGAGCGCGAGCAAGCGGAGGAGCCGCTGCTCCCTCGGCAGCACGTCGAACCTGGCTGGCCGGTGGTCGCGCTGGGGCACCCGTACGGCACGCTCGCGGAGGACGACTACCGCGGGGTCCTCAAGTTCAGCGTGTCGCAAGGCATCGTGAGCGCCGTGAACGGAGACCACCTCCAGACCGACACGCTCATCGCCCCAGGAAACTCGGGCGGTCCGATGCTCACCTGCGACGGCCGGGTCGTCGCGGTATCGTCTCAGGTCCTCGCGAACCGCATCGGCTTCGGGGTCCCCATCCTTTACGGCGTCTACCTCAAGGGCCGTGCCCGGGGCCCTGGCTTTCGCGGCCTGCCCCACATCGACGACGGCGCCGTAGGGCTGTTTACGCAGCAGGAGAAGACCGCCAACTACTACGGCCTCTTCGCCGGCAGCTCGGTCGTCTTCGGGCACCTCGCCCTGACCACACACCTCGGGCTCGGCTTCGCGACGCGCCCCGACACGGTCTCCCCGCTCGCCAGCTTCACGCGGGTGCGCGGGGTCTTCGAGCTGGGAGTGGGCTACCGCGTGAGCCTGTTTCGCTACACCAAGCTGCCCATGTCGCTCACGTTCGCGGCCGGGCCGACGTTCTACGTCGACCGCGGCTGGTCCACCGAGCCCTCGCTCACCTACGAGAGCCCCGAGTGCGCGGGGCAAGCGGCCGGCCCCTGCCGCCCGGCCCTGGTCGCGCGCGAGAGCACGTACAAGGGCGGCGGCGTGCTCCTCGGGCCCCAGGTTCGCATGCACCTTCCACAGCTCATTTTGCCTGTGGAGCTCTCCTACGGCTTCCAAGCCGACCTGCGGAGCCTGTCCCTCTCGAGCCATCGCGTGATGGTGGGTCTGCCCTTCTAG
- a CDS encoding tetratricopeptide repeat protein — MNRANYTAAVGRILYALHNFGGAEASHPELEPAHEADPHELEVRGGRNTASARPRPPAAKPKLARVAGHTGSGLEPEALVLLGETYLKMKQLPDAKEAFEAVARDYPESPLVVQARNYLTFLGASASPRPPPSPSSSAAPAGSGG, encoded by the coding sequence CTGAACCGCGCGAACTACACCGCGGCCGTCGGGCGCATTCTGTACGCGCTCCACAACTTCGGCGGGGCGGAGGCGTCGCACCCAGAGCTCGAGCCGGCCCACGAGGCGGATCCCCACGAGCTCGAGGTGCGCGGCGGCCGCAACACGGCGTCCGCTCGCCCCCGACCTCCGGCGGCGAAGCCGAAGCTCGCGCGCGTGGCCGGCCACACGGGCTCGGGGCTCGAGCCGGAGGCGCTCGTGCTCCTCGGCGAGACCTACCTGAAGATGAAGCAGCTCCCCGACGCGAAGGAGGCCTTCGAGGCGGTCGCGCGCGACTACCCGGAGAGCCCGCTCGTCGTGCAGGCACGCAACTACCTCACCTTCCTGGGCGCCTCGGCCTCACCGCGGCCGCCGCCCTCGCCCAGCTCGTCCGCCGCGCCCGCGGGCTCCGGCGGATGA
- the greA gene encoding transcription elongation factor GreA: MVEKNPITPEGYERLRDELHQLRTVERPRVIQMIATAREHGDLKENAEYHAARDKQSFIEGRVKELENKLARAEVIDPAKVDSHRVAFGATVTLLNVKTDEEVVYRILGADEADLEKGSISITSPLARGLIGKEAGDEVKVRMPGGDRTYEVVEVVYK, from the coding sequence ATGGTCGAAAAGAACCCCATCACGCCCGAGGGTTACGAGAGGCTCCGCGATGAGCTGCACCAACTGCGCACGGTCGAGCGCCCGCGGGTGATCCAGATGATCGCCACCGCCCGCGAGCACGGCGACCTGAAGGAGAACGCCGAGTACCACGCGGCGCGCGACAAGCAGTCGTTCATCGAGGGGCGCGTGAAGGAGCTCGAGAACAAGCTGGCTCGTGCGGAGGTCATCGACCCGGCGAAGGTCGACAGCCACCGCGTCGCGTTTGGCGCGACCGTCACGCTCCTCAACGTCAAGACGGACGAGGAGGTGGTCTACCGCATCCTCGGCGCCGACGAGGCCGACCTCGAGAAGGGCTCGATCAGCATCACGAGCCCGCTCGCGCGTGGCCTCATCGGCAAGGAGGCGGGCGACGAGGTGAAGGTGCGTATGCCGGGCGGCGACCGCACTTACGAGGTCGTGGAGGTCGTGTACAAGTGA
- a CDS encoding sulfatase-like hydrolase/transferase, translating into MSAAPPAGVATLAPRMLARAGRVLLAWALLIALENVVVGVGYRHLFVGYWEMAAARVHLSPLLLVALVPAALALACAAEVSQRAPAVTLRRASSAAAALFGAVAALSVSTGRHTESWAVRAPFMLATGLALGAIAWAALPRLHAASPGQRAALGVGLTGALWSADSFVLPRLYPGFHWACFFLLLPASSLLAGAWGGARSEAQGGAPRRWPDRVAYGALALALAFAPLVPRAARAVSRQDNLRLVLLERAPLLGRAVRLAARVAPPEDTNEAPAVPGLATESARALDWTGGDVVLLTVDALRADHVTSYGYGRATTPHLDALAARGTRFDRAYCATPHTSYSVTSMLTGKYMKPLLALGVGDDSETWAALLRRYGFRTAGFYPPAVFFIDEARFATFRDSGFGFEYRKVEFADRATRVAQVKSYLSRAPHDKPLFLWVHLFEPHEPYEAHAGHIFGEAGRDVDRYDSEIAEADATVGDISAEVERRRPGATLLVTADHGEEFGEHGGRYHGTTVYEEQVRVPLVIVGRGVRAQVASAPVQTIDLLPTVLSALGIPRPARVRGRDLGAILRDGEVTEAAKRGFAFSETDDYALVAEGSERLVCARKVGACTLFDVATDPGQRRDRGGETPARLRALRARLAQTERDHGRYEGGAQRPEALRRGRQGDVDAAEDVAALFDDASVAVRREAAEVAFLLHQPSTTNGARRALAREDDPAAKSFLSLVLVRSGATDEAPRRAAVALLEGADAGWRRRAALALADGGDPRGLNVLAAWLAEELELEPVRELCALFARYKARVAVPNLIAKLTDLRVRPFAAQTLGAIGDPAAKPALLAAFAAERYHPTRERLAEALTLVGAKDEMYPSLARFSGVPEPLVNALSVADRAGLLVPRRGGLRAAGLAAGLAGPRAGAARLEGTVRVSPGRVRVLLGVPAAAAAVAPTATLAGQPVELTPRGIADGLALHVGERVVTTGEVALAADHPEGVRAAWVVPVAEELPPPPREAWDAGAQPLDDSWDSGLSGDAKGE; encoded by the coding sequence ATGAGCGCCGCGCCTCCGGCGGGCGTGGCGACGCTCGCCCCGCGGATGCTCGCCCGGGCGGGGCGCGTGTTGCTCGCGTGGGCGCTGCTCATCGCCCTGGAGAACGTGGTCGTCGGCGTCGGCTACCGACACCTCTTCGTAGGCTACTGGGAAATGGCGGCCGCGCGCGTCCACCTGAGCCCGCTGCTGCTCGTCGCGCTCGTGCCCGCTGCGCTCGCCTTGGCTTGCGCGGCAGAGGTCTCGCAGCGCGCGCCGGCCGTCACCCTGCGCCGCGCGTCCTCCGCGGCGGCGGCGCTGTTCGGCGCCGTCGCGGCGCTGTCCGTCTCGACCGGCCGCCACACCGAGAGCTGGGCCGTTCGAGCGCCCTTCATGCTGGCCACCGGGCTGGCGCTTGGTGCGATCGCGTGGGCCGCGCTCCCTCGTCTCCACGCGGCGTCGCCCGGGCAGCGCGCCGCCCTGGGCGTGGGCCTCACCGGCGCGCTCTGGTCGGCAGATTCCTTCGTTCTTCCAAGGCTTTATCCTGGTTTCCACTGGGCATGCTTCTTCCTCCTTTTGCCCGCCTCGTCGCTCCTCGCGGGCGCGTGGGGCGGCGCGAGGAGCGAGGCGCAGGGCGGGGCGCCACGGCGATGGCCGGACCGCGTCGCCTACGGAGCGCTGGCGCTCGCCCTCGCCTTCGCGCCGCTCGTCCCCCGCGCGGCGCGCGCGGTGTCTCGTCAGGACAACCTGCGCCTCGTGCTCCTCGAGCGCGCCCCGCTCCTCGGGCGCGCCGTCCGCCTCGCCGCGCGGGTGGCGCCTCCCGAGGACACCAACGAGGCGCCCGCCGTCCCCGGCCTCGCGACCGAGTCCGCGCGCGCGCTCGACTGGACGGGCGGCGACGTGGTCCTGCTCACCGTCGACGCCCTCCGCGCCGATCACGTGACCTCCTACGGCTACGGGCGCGCGACGACCCCGCACCTCGACGCGCTCGCGGCCCGGGGGACCCGCTTCGATCGCGCATATTGCGCGACCCCGCACACGTCCTACTCCGTCACCTCCATGCTGACGGGCAAGTACATGAAGCCGCTGCTCGCGCTCGGCGTCGGCGACGACTCCGAGACCTGGGCCGCCCTGCTTCGGCGCTACGGCTTTCGAACCGCCGGCTTCTACCCGCCGGCGGTCTTCTTCATCGACGAGGCCCGCTTCGCGACGTTCCGCGACAGTGGCTTCGGCTTCGAGTACCGCAAGGTGGAGTTTGCCGACCGCGCCACGCGCGTCGCGCAGGTGAAGAGCTACCTGTCACGCGCGCCCCACGACAAGCCGCTGTTCCTGTGGGTCCACCTCTTCGAGCCCCACGAGCCGTACGAGGCCCACGCGGGCCACATCTTCGGCGAAGCCGGCCGCGACGTAGACCGCTACGACAGCGAGATCGCCGAGGCGGACGCCACCGTCGGCGACATCAGCGCGGAGGTCGAGCGCCGCCGCCCGGGCGCGACGCTGCTCGTCACCGCCGACCACGGCGAGGAGTTTGGAGAGCACGGCGGGCGCTACCACGGCACGACGGTCTACGAGGAGCAGGTGCGCGTACCGCTCGTGATCGTGGGGCGAGGGGTGCGCGCGCAGGTGGCGTCGGCGCCGGTGCAGACGATCGACCTGCTCCCCACCGTGCTCTCGGCGCTCGGAATCCCGCGGCCGGCGCGCGTGCGAGGCCGCGATCTCGGGGCGATCCTCCGCGACGGTGAGGTCACCGAGGCGGCAAAGCGTGGGTTCGCGTTCTCCGAGACGGACGACTACGCGCTGGTCGCCGAGGGGAGCGAGCGGCTCGTGTGCGCGCGAAAGGTGGGGGCCTGCACGCTCTTCGACGTGGCGACCGACCCCGGGCAGCGGCGTGACCGCGGCGGGGAGACGCCCGCGCGGCTCCGGGCCCTTCGGGCGCGGCTCGCCCAGACCGAGCGCGACCACGGGCGGTACGAGGGCGGCGCGCAGCGGCCCGAGGCGCTGCGGCGCGGTCGCCAGGGCGACGTGGACGCCGCCGAGGACGTGGCCGCGCTCTTCGACGACGCCAGCGTCGCGGTGCGGCGCGAGGCCGCGGAGGTCGCGTTCTTGCTCCACCAACCCTCCACGACCAACGGCGCGCGTCGCGCGCTCGCGCGCGAGGATGATCCGGCGGCGAAGAGCTTCCTCTCGCTCGTGCTTGTGCGGTCGGGCGCGACCGACGAGGCCCCTCGGCGGGCGGCGGTCGCGCTGCTCGAGGGGGCCGACGCGGGGTGGCGTCGCCGCGCCGCGCTCGCGCTCGCCGACGGCGGCGATCCGCGCGGGCTCAACGTGCTCGCGGCGTGGCTCGCAGAGGAGCTCGAGCTCGAGCCTGTCCGCGAGCTCTGCGCCCTGTTCGCCCGCTACAAGGCCCGCGTCGCCGTCCCCAACCTCATCGCGAAGCTCACCGACCTCCGCGTTCGCCCGTTCGCGGCGCAGACGCTCGGGGCCATCGGCGATCCGGCCGCGAAGCCCGCGCTCCTCGCCGCGTTCGCGGCCGAGCGCTACCACCCGACTCGGGAGCGGCTCGCAGAAGCGCTCACCCTCGTCGGCGCAAAAGACGAAATGTATCCATCGCTTGCGCGATTCTCTGGTGTCCCTGAGCCGCTCGTCAACGCGCTCTCGGTGGCGGACAGGGCCGGGCTGCTCGTGCCGCGTCGGGGCGGCCTGCGCGCCGCGGGGCTGGCGGCCGGACTCGCGGGGCCGCGAGCCGGAGCCGCCCGCCTCGAGGGTACGGTGCGCGTGTCGCCGGGCCGGGTCCGCGTACTGCTCGGGGTGCCGGCTGCCGCCGCCGCGGTGGCTCCGACCGCGACGCTCGCCGGGCAGCCGGTCGAGCTGACCCCTCGCGGCATCGCCGACGGCCTCGCACTCCACGTCGGGGAGCGCGTGGTAACGACCGGCGAGGTCGCGCTCGCGGCCGACCACCCGGAGGGCGTGCGGGCGGCTTGGGTCGTCCCGGTGGCCGAGGAGCTCCCGCCGCCTCCGCGCGAGGCGTGGGATGCCGGAGCGCAGCCGCTGGACGACTCGTGGGACTCGGGACTTTCCGGGGACGCGAAGGGCGAGTAA
- a CDS encoding tetratricopeptide repeat protein: MSDAKKTPQDDDVKTDDAAAKAAAPAAAEGEGTDREADEETEDPSDESEGDEDGDEDGDEDGDEPEAEEPAAAADAEPAKPKKKLVEEDLELSDDPELAREERALAERRSKLKKKGVGKAALAKAASKKLAEVRDKRKAAIAVDAADPLLARTNQVGAWLQNNQRAVQVAGGLVALGLFGTGGYLYYQQKHESDASVVLAGAITDERGLIGEAPADDDENRLKDPRPYFKTAEDRRESALKKYKEVQARFAGTGAAYLARLAEASVLLDKRDADGAIAAYTEAKATPLAQADLEVRGRATEGLGFAYELKANLDPAQKDKHLDAALAEFKTLENGVDAKGFKELGMYHQSRVLQAKGDLTRAKELLLSLRERISKPGDDHPFAYLEEMSNDRLRMIDPKAVPPKPKYNDAQLQEMLQKLRAGGGAPGGAGGGDDDE, translated from the coding sequence GTGAGCGACGCCAAGAAGACCCCGCAAGACGACGACGTGAAGACCGACGACGCCGCCGCCAAGGCCGCCGCGCCCGCCGCGGCCGAAGGCGAGGGGACTGATCGCGAGGCCGACGAGGAGACCGAAGACCCGTCCGACGAGTCCGAGGGCGACGAAGACGGCGACGAAGACGGCGACGAAGACGGCGACGAGCCCGAGGCCGAAGAGCCGGCCGCTGCCGCCGACGCCGAGCCCGCGAAGCCCAAGAAGAAGCTGGTCGAAGAAGACCTCGAGCTCAGCGACGACCCCGAGCTCGCGCGCGAAGAGCGGGCCCTCGCGGAGCGCCGCTCCAAGCTCAAGAAGAAGGGCGTCGGCAAGGCGGCGCTCGCCAAGGCCGCGTCGAAGAAGCTCGCCGAGGTTCGCGACAAGCGAAAGGCGGCCATCGCCGTCGACGCGGCGGATCCGCTGCTCGCGCGCACGAACCAGGTCGGCGCGTGGCTCCAGAACAACCAGCGCGCCGTGCAGGTGGCCGGTGGGCTCGTCGCGCTCGGCCTCTTCGGGACGGGCGGCTACCTCTACTACCAGCAGAAGCACGAGAGCGACGCGTCGGTGGTGCTCGCAGGCGCGATCACGGACGAGCGTGGTCTCATCGGCGAGGCCCCCGCCGACGACGACGAGAACCGCCTGAAGGACCCGCGGCCTTACTTCAAGACCGCCGAGGACCGCCGCGAGAGCGCGCTCAAGAAGTACAAGGAAGTGCAGGCTCGCTTCGCCGGCACCGGCGCAGCCTATCTCGCCAGGCTCGCCGAGGCCTCGGTCCTCCTCGACAAACGCGACGCCGACGGCGCCATCGCTGCCTACACTGAGGCGAAGGCCACGCCGCTCGCGCAGGCCGACCTCGAGGTGCGTGGGCGTGCCACCGAGGGGCTTGGCTTCGCGTACGAGCTCAAGGCGAACCTCGATCCGGCGCAGAAGGACAAGCACCTCGACGCGGCCTTGGCGGAGTTCAAGACCCTCGAGAACGGCGTGGACGCCAAGGGCTTCAAGGAGCTCGGGATGTACCACCAGTCGCGCGTCCTTCAGGCGAAGGGCGACCTCACCCGGGCGAAAGAGCTGCTCCTCAGCCTGCGCGAGCGCATCTCCAAGCCCGGCGACGACCACCCGTTCGCCTACCTGGAGGAGATGTCGAACGACCGCCTCCGGATGATCGACCCGAAGGCGGTCCCGCCTAAGCCCAAGTACAACGACGCGCAGCTCCAGGAGATGCTTCAGAAGCTCCGTGCGGGCGGCGGCGCACCGGGCGGCGCCGGCGGCGGGGACGACGACGAATGA